A window from Equus caballus isolate H_3958 breed thoroughbred chromosome 8, TB-T2T, whole genome shotgun sequence encodes these proteins:
- the SMTN gene encoding smoothelin isoform X1 has product MADEALAGLDEGALRKLLEVTVDLAERRRIRSAIRELQRQELEREEEALASKRFRAERQDNKENWLHSQQREAEQRAALAQLAGQLESMSDVEELTALLRGAGEYEERKLIRAAIRRVRAQEIEAATLAGRLYSGRSNSSSREDSKGRATHRLERCEAPEREEQEQQAEVPEPTPTPEGTSRDVTTVTLLLRVPPGDTPSPPASPDSSPTTTSPEPPLEPAEAQCPVAEALDSPEPPSSPPRATSSEPQEPPVAPSTEGQVVNKLLPGPTEPPAAQGPTKGPSDTKRADLAGPRPCQRSLSVLSPRQPAQNREPTPLASGPSPFQRAGSVRDRVRKFTSDSPMAAGLQDGPPRAALSSSTPARLLGPSLISTTPASSSSSSSRGPSDTSSRFSKEQRGTAQPLAQLQSCRREEGPGGRGLAARPLENRAGGPVARSEEPSAPLPVAVGTAEPGASMKTTFTIEIKDGRGQASTGRVLLPTGNQRAELTLGLRAPPTLLSTSSGGKSTITHISSPGTLAQLGGVTHVTSFSHASPGSRGGYSIKMEPEPAEPPSAAVEVANGTKQTQVDKAPERRSPLRAEELMTIEDESVLDKMLDQTTDFEERKLIRAALRELRQRKRDQRDKERERRLQEARARPGEGRGNTATETTTRHSQRAADGSAVSTVTKTERVVHSNDGKQTARTTTVESSFVRRSENGGGSTMVQTKTFSSSSSKKMGSIFDREDEASPRPGSLAALEKRQAEKKKELMKAQSLPKTSASQARKAMIEKLEKEGAAGSPGGPRAAVQRSTSFGVPNANSIKQMLLDWCRAKTRGYEHVDIQNFSSSWSDGMAFCALVHNFFPEAFDYGQLSPQNRRQNFEVAFSSAEMLVDCVPLVEVDDMMIMGKKPDPKCVFTYVQSLYNHLRRHELRLRGKNV; this is encoded by the exons ATGGCAGACGAGGCCTTAGCTGGGCTGGATGAGGGAGCCCTGCGGAAGCTG TTGGAGGTCACAGTGGATCTGGCAGAGCGGCGGCGCATCCGCTCGGCCATCCGGGAGTTGCAGCGGCAGGAGCTGGAGCGTGAGGAGGAGGCCCTAGCATCCAAGCGCTTCCGTGCAGAGCGGCAGGACAACAAGGAGAACTGGCTGCA CTCTCAGCAGCGGGAGGCCGAGCAGCGGGCTGCTCTGGCACAGCTGGCGGGGCAGCTGGAGTCCATGAGTGATGTGGAGGAGCTGACAGCACTG CTGCGAGGTGCTGGTGAGTATGAGGAACGCAAGCTGATCCGAGCTGCCATCCGCCGTGTCCGGGCCCAGGAGATTGAGG ctGCCACCTTGGCTGGGAGGTTGTACAGCGGGCGTTCCAACAGCAGCTCAAGAGAGGACAGCAAGGGGCGAGCAACACACAGGCTGGAACGGTGTGAG GCACCGGAGCGAGAGGAACAGGAACAGCAGGCAGAGGTCCCAGAGCCAACCCCAACTCCTGAAGGCACCAGCCGGGATGTGACCACAGTGACACTCCTGCTGAGGGTCCCACCTGGGGACACACCCAGTCCACCTGCCTCACCCGACAGCTCACCCACCACTACCTCTCCTGAACCTCCACTGGAGCCTGCTGAGGCCCAGTGCCCTGTCGCTGAGGCTCTGGACAGCCCTGAGCCACCCTCCAGCCCACCCAGGGCCACCAGCTCTGAGCCCCAGGAGCCACCAGTGGCCCCCAGCACTGAGGGGCAGGTAGTCAACAAG CTCCTGCCTGGCCCCACAGAGCCCCCTGCTGCCCAAGGCCCCACCAAAGGTCCCTCCGACACAAAGAGAGCAG ACCTGGCTGGACCCCGTCCCTGCCAACGCTCCCTGTCCGTGCTTAGCCCCCGCCAGCCAGCCCAGAACCGAG AACCCACCCCCCTTGCCAGCGGACCTTCCCCGTTCCAGCGGGCTGGCTCCGTGCGGGATCGCGTACGCAAATTCACATCTGATTCTCCTATGGCTGCTGGGCTCCAGGATGGCCCACCCCGGGCGGCCTTAAGTTCTTCGACCCCCGCAAggctcctgggcccctccctcaTCAGcaccacccctgcctcctcctccagcagctcctcaCGGGGCCCAAGTGACACCTCCTCCCGGTTCAGCAAGGAACAGCGAGGAacagcccagcccctggcccagctTCAGAGCTGCCGACGGGAGGAGGGCCCCGGGGGGCGGGGCTTGGCTGCCAGGCCCCTTGAAAACAGAGCAGGGGGGCCCGTGGCCCGCTCAGAGGAGCCCAGTGCCCCACTGCCCGTGGCCGTCGGCACTGCCGAACCAGGGGCCAGTATGAAGACCACATTTACCATCGAGATCAAGGATGGCCGAGGCCAGGCCTCCACGGGCCGGGTGCTGCTGCCCACAGGCAACCAGAGGGCAG aaCTGACGCTGGGGCTGCGGGCGCCCCCCACCCTCCTCAGCACCAGCAGTGGGGGCAAGAGCACCATCACCCATATCAGCAGCCCTGGGACCCTGGCCCAGCTGGGCGGTGTCACTCACGTCACCAGCTTCAGCCATGCCTCCCCTGGTAGCCGGGGAGGCTACAGCATTAAG atGGAGCCAGAGCCAGCAGAGCCCCCATCTGCAGCAGTGGAAGTAGCCAATGGCACCAAGCAGACCCAAGTGGACAAAGCACCAGAGAGGCGGAGCCCACTGCGTGCTGAGGAGTTGATGACCATCGAGGATGAGAGTGTCCTGGACAAGATG CTGGATCAAACTACAGACTTTGAGGAGCGGAAGCTCATCCGGGCTGCACTACGTGAGCTCCGACAAAGGAAGAGAG ACCAGCGGGACAAGGAACGAGAACGGCGGCTACAAGAGGCACGGGCCCGGCCAGGGGAGGGCCGTGGCAACACAGCCACTGAAACCACCACGCGGCACAGCCAGCGGGCAGCCGACGGCTCAGCTGTCAGCACTGTCACCAAGACTGAGCGGGTCGTCCACTCCA ATGATGGCAAACAGACGGCCCGCACCACCACCGTGGAGTCCAGTTTCGTGAGGCGCTCGGAGA ATGGTGGCGGCAGCACCATGGTGCAAACCAAGAccttctcctcctcatcatcCAAGAAGATGGGCAG TATCTTCGACCGCGAGGATGAGGCCAGCCCGCGGCCCGGCAGCCTGGCGGCGCTCGAGAAGCGCCAGgcggaaaagaagaaagagctgaTGAAGGCGCAGAGCCTGCCCAAGACCTCGGCCTCCCAGGCGCGCAAGGCCATGATTGAGAAGCTGGAGAAGGAAGGCGCCGCGGG CAGCCCTGGCGGACCCCGCGCAGCCGTGCAGCGCTCCACCAGCTTCGGGGTCCCCAACGCCAACAGCATCAAGCAGATGTTGCTGGACTGGTGCCGAGCCAAGACGCGTGGCTATGAG CACGTGGACATCCAGAACTTCTCCTCGAGTTGGAGTGACGGGATGGCTTTCTGTGCCCTGGTGCACAACTTCTTCCCTGAGGCCTTTGACTACGGGCAGCTCAGCCCGCAGAACCGGCGCCAGAACTTCGAGGTGGCCTTCTCATCCGCCGA GATGCTGGTGGACTGCGTGCCCCTGGTGGAGGTGGATGACATGATGATCATGGGCAAGAAGCCCGACCCCAAGTGCGTCTTCACCTATGTGCAGTCGCTCTACAACCACCTGCGGCGCCACGAGCTGCGCCTGCGCGGCAAGAATGTCTag
- the SMTN gene encoding smoothelin isoform X5, protein MADEALAGLDEGALRKLLEVTVDLAERRRIRSAIRELQRQELEREEEALASKRFRAERQDNKENWLHSQQREAEQRAALAQLAGQLESMSDVEELTALLRGAGEYEERKLIRAAIRRVRAQEIEAATLAGRLYSGRSNSSSREDSKGRATHRLERCEAPEREEQEQQAEVPEPTPTPEGTSRDVTTVTLLLRVPPGDTPSPPASPDSSPTTTSPEPPLEPAEAQCPVAEALDSPEPPSSPPRATSSEPQEPPVAPSTEGQVVNKLLPGPTEPPAAQGPTKGPSDTKRADLAGPRPCQRSLSVLSPRQPAQNREPTPLASGPSPFQRAGSVRDRVRKFTSDSPMAAGLQDGPPRAALSSSTPARLLGPSLISTTPASSSSSSSRGPSDTSSRFSKEQRGTAQPLAQLQSCRREEGPGGRGLAARPLENRAGGPVARSEEPSAPLPVAVGTAEPGASMKTTFTIEIKDGRGQASTGRVLLPTGNQRAELTLGLRAPPTLLSTSSGGKSTITHISSPGTLAQLGGVTHVTSFSHASPGSRGGYSIKMEPEPAEPPSAAVEVANGTKQTQVDKAPERRSPLRAEELMTIEDESVLDKMLDQTTDFEERKLIRAALRELRQRKRDGGGSTMVQTKTFSSSSSKKMGSIFDREDEASPRPGSLAALEKRQAEKKKELMKAQSLPKTSASQARKAMIEKLEKEGAAGSPGGPRAAVQRSTSFGVPNANSIKQMLLDWCRAKTRGYEHVDIQNFSSSWSDGMAFCALVHNFFPEAFDYGQLSPQNRRQNFEVAFSSAEMLVDCVPLVEVDDMMIMGKKPDPKCVFTYVQSLYNHLRRHELRLRGKNV, encoded by the exons ATGGCAGACGAGGCCTTAGCTGGGCTGGATGAGGGAGCCCTGCGGAAGCTG TTGGAGGTCACAGTGGATCTGGCAGAGCGGCGGCGCATCCGCTCGGCCATCCGGGAGTTGCAGCGGCAGGAGCTGGAGCGTGAGGAGGAGGCCCTAGCATCCAAGCGCTTCCGTGCAGAGCGGCAGGACAACAAGGAGAACTGGCTGCA CTCTCAGCAGCGGGAGGCCGAGCAGCGGGCTGCTCTGGCACAGCTGGCGGGGCAGCTGGAGTCCATGAGTGATGTGGAGGAGCTGACAGCACTG CTGCGAGGTGCTGGTGAGTATGAGGAACGCAAGCTGATCCGAGCTGCCATCCGCCGTGTCCGGGCCCAGGAGATTGAGG ctGCCACCTTGGCTGGGAGGTTGTACAGCGGGCGTTCCAACAGCAGCTCAAGAGAGGACAGCAAGGGGCGAGCAACACACAGGCTGGAACGGTGTGAG GCACCGGAGCGAGAGGAACAGGAACAGCAGGCAGAGGTCCCAGAGCCAACCCCAACTCCTGAAGGCACCAGCCGGGATGTGACCACAGTGACACTCCTGCTGAGGGTCCCACCTGGGGACACACCCAGTCCACCTGCCTCACCCGACAGCTCACCCACCACTACCTCTCCTGAACCTCCACTGGAGCCTGCTGAGGCCCAGTGCCCTGTCGCTGAGGCTCTGGACAGCCCTGAGCCACCCTCCAGCCCACCCAGGGCCACCAGCTCTGAGCCCCAGGAGCCACCAGTGGCCCCCAGCACTGAGGGGCAGGTAGTCAACAAG CTCCTGCCTGGCCCCACAGAGCCCCCTGCTGCCCAAGGCCCCACCAAAGGTCCCTCCGACACAAAGAGAGCAG ACCTGGCTGGACCCCGTCCCTGCCAACGCTCCCTGTCCGTGCTTAGCCCCCGCCAGCCAGCCCAGAACCGAG AACCCACCCCCCTTGCCAGCGGACCTTCCCCGTTCCAGCGGGCTGGCTCCGTGCGGGATCGCGTACGCAAATTCACATCTGATTCTCCTATGGCTGCTGGGCTCCAGGATGGCCCACCCCGGGCGGCCTTAAGTTCTTCGACCCCCGCAAggctcctgggcccctccctcaTCAGcaccacccctgcctcctcctccagcagctcctcaCGGGGCCCAAGTGACACCTCCTCCCGGTTCAGCAAGGAACAGCGAGGAacagcccagcccctggcccagctTCAGAGCTGCCGACGGGAGGAGGGCCCCGGGGGGCGGGGCTTGGCTGCCAGGCCCCTTGAAAACAGAGCAGGGGGGCCCGTGGCCCGCTCAGAGGAGCCCAGTGCCCCACTGCCCGTGGCCGTCGGCACTGCCGAACCAGGGGCCAGTATGAAGACCACATTTACCATCGAGATCAAGGATGGCCGAGGCCAGGCCTCCACGGGCCGGGTGCTGCTGCCCACAGGCAACCAGAGGGCAG aaCTGACGCTGGGGCTGCGGGCGCCCCCCACCCTCCTCAGCACCAGCAGTGGGGGCAAGAGCACCATCACCCATATCAGCAGCCCTGGGACCCTGGCCCAGCTGGGCGGTGTCACTCACGTCACCAGCTTCAGCCATGCCTCCCCTGGTAGCCGGGGAGGCTACAGCATTAAG atGGAGCCAGAGCCAGCAGAGCCCCCATCTGCAGCAGTGGAAGTAGCCAATGGCACCAAGCAGACCCAAGTGGACAAAGCACCAGAGAGGCGGAGCCCACTGCGTGCTGAGGAGTTGATGACCATCGAGGATGAGAGTGTCCTGGACAAGATG CTGGATCAAACTACAGACTTTGAGGAGCGGAAGCTCATCCGGGCTGCACTACGTGAGCTCCGACAAAGGAAGAGAG ATGGTGGCGGCAGCACCATGGTGCAAACCAAGAccttctcctcctcatcatcCAAGAAGATGGGCAG TATCTTCGACCGCGAGGATGAGGCCAGCCCGCGGCCCGGCAGCCTGGCGGCGCTCGAGAAGCGCCAGgcggaaaagaagaaagagctgaTGAAGGCGCAGAGCCTGCCCAAGACCTCGGCCTCCCAGGCGCGCAAGGCCATGATTGAGAAGCTGGAGAAGGAAGGCGCCGCGGG CAGCCCTGGCGGACCCCGCGCAGCCGTGCAGCGCTCCACCAGCTTCGGGGTCCCCAACGCCAACAGCATCAAGCAGATGTTGCTGGACTGGTGCCGAGCCAAGACGCGTGGCTATGAG CACGTGGACATCCAGAACTTCTCCTCGAGTTGGAGTGACGGGATGGCTTTCTGTGCCCTGGTGCACAACTTCTTCCCTGAGGCCTTTGACTACGGGCAGCTCAGCCCGCAGAACCGGCGCCAGAACTTCGAGGTGGCCTTCTCATCCGCCGA GATGCTGGTGGACTGCGTGCCCCTGGTGGAGGTGGATGACATGATGATCATGGGCAAGAAGCCCGACCCCAAGTGCGTCTTCACCTATGTGCAGTCGCTCTACAACCACCTGCGGCGCCACGAGCTGCGCCTGCGCGGCAAGAATGTCTag
- the SMTN gene encoding smoothelin isoform X2, with translation MADEALAGLDEGALRKLLEVTVDLAERRRIRSAIRELQRQELEREEEALASKRFRAERQDNKENWLHSQQREAEQRAALAQLAGQLESMSDVEELTALLRGAGEYEERKLIRAAIRRVRAQEIEAATLAGRLYSGRSNSSSREDSKGRATHRLERCEAPEREEQEQQAEVPEPTPTPEGTSRDVTTVTLLLRVPPGDTPSPPASPDSSPTTTSPEPPLEPAEAQCPVAEALDSPEPPSSPPRATSSEPQEPPVAPSTEGQVVNKLLPGPTEPPAAQGPTKGPSDTKRADLAGPRPCQRSLSVLSPRQPAQNREPTPLASGPSPFQRAGSVRDRVRKFTSDSPMAAGLQDGPPRAALSSSTPARLLGPSLISTTPASSSSSSSRGPSDTSSRFSKEQRGTAQPLAQLQSCRREEGPGGRGLAARPLENRAGGPVARSEEPSAPLPVAVGTAEPGASMKTTFTIEIKDGRGQASTGRVLLPTGNQRAELTLGLRAPPTLLSTSSGGKSTITHISSPGTLAQLGGVTHVTSFSHASPGSRGGYSIKMEPEPAEPPSAAVEVANGTKQTQVDKAPERRSPLRAEELMTIEDESVLDKMLDQTTDFEERKLIRAALRELRQRKRDQRDKERERRLQEARARPGEGRGNTATETTTRHSQRAADGSAVSTVTKTERVVHSNDGKQTARTTTVESSFVRRSENGGGSTMVQTKTFSSSSSKKMGSIFDREDEASPRPGSLAALEKRQAEKKKELMKAQSLPKTSASQARKAMIEKLEKEGAAGPGGPRAAVQRSTSFGVPNANSIKQMLLDWCRAKTRGYEHVDIQNFSSSWSDGMAFCALVHNFFPEAFDYGQLSPQNRRQNFEVAFSSAEMLVDCVPLVEVDDMMIMGKKPDPKCVFTYVQSLYNHLRRHELRLRGKNV, from the exons ATGGCAGACGAGGCCTTAGCTGGGCTGGATGAGGGAGCCCTGCGGAAGCTG TTGGAGGTCACAGTGGATCTGGCAGAGCGGCGGCGCATCCGCTCGGCCATCCGGGAGTTGCAGCGGCAGGAGCTGGAGCGTGAGGAGGAGGCCCTAGCATCCAAGCGCTTCCGTGCAGAGCGGCAGGACAACAAGGAGAACTGGCTGCA CTCTCAGCAGCGGGAGGCCGAGCAGCGGGCTGCTCTGGCACAGCTGGCGGGGCAGCTGGAGTCCATGAGTGATGTGGAGGAGCTGACAGCACTG CTGCGAGGTGCTGGTGAGTATGAGGAACGCAAGCTGATCCGAGCTGCCATCCGCCGTGTCCGGGCCCAGGAGATTGAGG ctGCCACCTTGGCTGGGAGGTTGTACAGCGGGCGTTCCAACAGCAGCTCAAGAGAGGACAGCAAGGGGCGAGCAACACACAGGCTGGAACGGTGTGAG GCACCGGAGCGAGAGGAACAGGAACAGCAGGCAGAGGTCCCAGAGCCAACCCCAACTCCTGAAGGCACCAGCCGGGATGTGACCACAGTGACACTCCTGCTGAGGGTCCCACCTGGGGACACACCCAGTCCACCTGCCTCACCCGACAGCTCACCCACCACTACCTCTCCTGAACCTCCACTGGAGCCTGCTGAGGCCCAGTGCCCTGTCGCTGAGGCTCTGGACAGCCCTGAGCCACCCTCCAGCCCACCCAGGGCCACCAGCTCTGAGCCCCAGGAGCCACCAGTGGCCCCCAGCACTGAGGGGCAGGTAGTCAACAAG CTCCTGCCTGGCCCCACAGAGCCCCCTGCTGCCCAAGGCCCCACCAAAGGTCCCTCCGACACAAAGAGAGCAG ACCTGGCTGGACCCCGTCCCTGCCAACGCTCCCTGTCCGTGCTTAGCCCCCGCCAGCCAGCCCAGAACCGAG AACCCACCCCCCTTGCCAGCGGACCTTCCCCGTTCCAGCGGGCTGGCTCCGTGCGGGATCGCGTACGCAAATTCACATCTGATTCTCCTATGGCTGCTGGGCTCCAGGATGGCCCACCCCGGGCGGCCTTAAGTTCTTCGACCCCCGCAAggctcctgggcccctccctcaTCAGcaccacccctgcctcctcctccagcagctcctcaCGGGGCCCAAGTGACACCTCCTCCCGGTTCAGCAAGGAACAGCGAGGAacagcccagcccctggcccagctTCAGAGCTGCCGACGGGAGGAGGGCCCCGGGGGGCGGGGCTTGGCTGCCAGGCCCCTTGAAAACAGAGCAGGGGGGCCCGTGGCCCGCTCAGAGGAGCCCAGTGCCCCACTGCCCGTGGCCGTCGGCACTGCCGAACCAGGGGCCAGTATGAAGACCACATTTACCATCGAGATCAAGGATGGCCGAGGCCAGGCCTCCACGGGCCGGGTGCTGCTGCCCACAGGCAACCAGAGGGCAG aaCTGACGCTGGGGCTGCGGGCGCCCCCCACCCTCCTCAGCACCAGCAGTGGGGGCAAGAGCACCATCACCCATATCAGCAGCCCTGGGACCCTGGCCCAGCTGGGCGGTGTCACTCACGTCACCAGCTTCAGCCATGCCTCCCCTGGTAGCCGGGGAGGCTACAGCATTAAG atGGAGCCAGAGCCAGCAGAGCCCCCATCTGCAGCAGTGGAAGTAGCCAATGGCACCAAGCAGACCCAAGTGGACAAAGCACCAGAGAGGCGGAGCCCACTGCGTGCTGAGGAGTTGATGACCATCGAGGATGAGAGTGTCCTGGACAAGATG CTGGATCAAACTACAGACTTTGAGGAGCGGAAGCTCATCCGGGCTGCACTACGTGAGCTCCGACAAAGGAAGAGAG ACCAGCGGGACAAGGAACGAGAACGGCGGCTACAAGAGGCACGGGCCCGGCCAGGGGAGGGCCGTGGCAACACAGCCACTGAAACCACCACGCGGCACAGCCAGCGGGCAGCCGACGGCTCAGCTGTCAGCACTGTCACCAAGACTGAGCGGGTCGTCCACTCCA ATGATGGCAAACAGACGGCCCGCACCACCACCGTGGAGTCCAGTTTCGTGAGGCGCTCGGAGA ATGGTGGCGGCAGCACCATGGTGCAAACCAAGAccttctcctcctcatcatcCAAGAAGATGGGCAG TATCTTCGACCGCGAGGATGAGGCCAGCCCGCGGCCCGGCAGCCTGGCGGCGCTCGAGAAGCGCCAGgcggaaaagaagaaagagctgaTGAAGGCGCAGAGCCTGCCCAAGACCTCGGCCTCCCAGGCGCGCAAGGCCATGATTGAGAAGCTGGAGAAGGAAGGCGCCGCGGG CCCTGGCGGACCCCGCGCAGCCGTGCAGCGCTCCACCAGCTTCGGGGTCCCCAACGCCAACAGCATCAAGCAGATGTTGCTGGACTGGTGCCGAGCCAAGACGCGTGGCTATGAG CACGTGGACATCCAGAACTTCTCCTCGAGTTGGAGTGACGGGATGGCTTTCTGTGCCCTGGTGCACAACTTCTTCCCTGAGGCCTTTGACTACGGGCAGCTCAGCCCGCAGAACCGGCGCCAGAACTTCGAGGTGGCCTTCTCATCCGCCGA GATGCTGGTGGACTGCGTGCCCCTGGTGGAGGTGGATGACATGATGATCATGGGCAAGAAGCCCGACCCCAAGTGCGTCTTCACCTATGTGCAGTCGCTCTACAACCACCTGCGGCGCCACGAGCTGCGCCTGCGCGGCAAGAATGTCTag
- the SMTN gene encoding smoothelin isoform X9 produces MADEALAGLDEGALRKLLEVTVDLAERRRIRSAIRELQRQELEREEEALASKRFRAERQDNKENWLHSQQREAEQRAALAQLAGQLESMSDVEELTALLRGAGEYEERKLIRAAIRRVRAQEIEAATLAGRLYSGRSNSSSREDSKGRATHRLERCEAPEREEQEQQAEVPEPTPTPEGTSRDVTTVTLLLRVPPGDTPSPPASPDSSPTTTSPEPPLEPAEAQCPVAEALDSPEPPSSPPRATSSEPQEPPVAPSTEGQVVNKLLPGPTEPPAAQGPTKGPSDTKRADLAGPRPCQRSLSVLSPRQPAQNREPTPLASGPSPFQRAGSVRDRVRKFTSDSPMAAGLQDGPPRAALSSSTPARLLGPSLISTTPASSSSSSSRGPSDTSSRFSKEQRGTAQPLAQLQSCRREEGPGGRGLAARPLENRAGGPVARSEEPSAPLPVAVGTAEPGASMKTTFTIEIKDGRGQASTGRVLLPTGNQRAELTLGLRAPPTLLSTSSGGKSTITHISSPGTLAQLGGVTHVTSFSHASPGSRGGYSIKAAEDAGTPVAHPPAFSTRRRSSAGPARSSSLMEPEPAEPPSAAVEVANGTKQTQVDKAPERRSPLRAEELMTIEDESVLDKMLDQTTDFEERKLIRAALRELRQRKRDQRDKERERRLQEARARPGEGRGNTATETTTRHSQRAADGSAVSTVTKTERVVHSNDGKQTARTTTVESSFVRRSENGGGSTMVQTKTFSSSSSKKMGSIFDREDEASPRPGSLAALEKRQAEKKKELMKAQSLPKTSASQARKAMIEKLEKEGAAGSPGGPRAAVQRSTSFGVPNANSIKQMLLDWCRAKTRGYEHVDIQNFSSSWSDGMAFCALVHNFFPEAFDYGQLSPQNRRQNFEVAFSSAEMLVDCVPLVEVDDMMIMGKKPDPKCVFTYVQSLYNHLRRHELRLRGKNV; encoded by the exons ATGGCAGACGAGGCCTTAGCTGGGCTGGATGAGGGAGCCCTGCGGAAGCTG TTGGAGGTCACAGTGGATCTGGCAGAGCGGCGGCGCATCCGCTCGGCCATCCGGGAGTTGCAGCGGCAGGAGCTGGAGCGTGAGGAGGAGGCCCTAGCATCCAAGCGCTTCCGTGCAGAGCGGCAGGACAACAAGGAGAACTGGCTGCA CTCTCAGCAGCGGGAGGCCGAGCAGCGGGCTGCTCTGGCACAGCTGGCGGGGCAGCTGGAGTCCATGAGTGATGTGGAGGAGCTGACAGCACTG CTGCGAGGTGCTGGTGAGTATGAGGAACGCAAGCTGATCCGAGCTGCCATCCGCCGTGTCCGGGCCCAGGAGATTGAGG ctGCCACCTTGGCTGGGAGGTTGTACAGCGGGCGTTCCAACAGCAGCTCAAGAGAGGACAGCAAGGGGCGAGCAACACACAGGCTGGAACGGTGTGAG GCACCGGAGCGAGAGGAACAGGAACAGCAGGCAGAGGTCCCAGAGCCAACCCCAACTCCTGAAGGCACCAGCCGGGATGTGACCACAGTGACACTCCTGCTGAGGGTCCCACCTGGGGACACACCCAGTCCACCTGCCTCACCCGACAGCTCACCCACCACTACCTCTCCTGAACCTCCACTGGAGCCTGCTGAGGCCCAGTGCCCTGTCGCTGAGGCTCTGGACAGCCCTGAGCCACCCTCCAGCCCACCCAGGGCCACCAGCTCTGAGCCCCAGGAGCCACCAGTGGCCCCCAGCACTGAGGGGCAGGTAGTCAACAAG CTCCTGCCTGGCCCCACAGAGCCCCCTGCTGCCCAAGGCCCCACCAAAGGTCCCTCCGACACAAAGAGAGCAG ACCTGGCTGGACCCCGTCCCTGCCAACGCTCCCTGTCCGTGCTTAGCCCCCGCCAGCCAGCCCAGAACCGAG AACCCACCCCCCTTGCCAGCGGACCTTCCCCGTTCCAGCGGGCTGGCTCCGTGCGGGATCGCGTACGCAAATTCACATCTGATTCTCCTATGGCTGCTGGGCTCCAGGATGGCCCACCCCGGGCGGCCTTAAGTTCTTCGACCCCCGCAAggctcctgggcccctccctcaTCAGcaccacccctgcctcctcctccagcagctcctcaCGGGGCCCAAGTGACACCTCCTCCCGGTTCAGCAAGGAACAGCGAGGAacagcccagcccctggcccagctTCAGAGCTGCCGACGGGAGGAGGGCCCCGGGGGGCGGGGCTTGGCTGCCAGGCCCCTTGAAAACAGAGCAGGGGGGCCCGTGGCCCGCTCAGAGGAGCCCAGTGCCCCACTGCCCGTGGCCGTCGGCACTGCCGAACCAGGGGCCAGTATGAAGACCACATTTACCATCGAGATCAAGGATGGCCGAGGCCAGGCCTCCACGGGCCGGGTGCTGCTGCCCACAGGCAACCAGAGGGCAG aaCTGACGCTGGGGCTGCGGGCGCCCCCCACCCTCCTCAGCACCAGCAGTGGGGGCAAGAGCACCATCACCCATATCAGCAGCCCTGGGACCCTGGCCCAGCTGGGCGGTGTCACTCACGTCACCAGCTTCAGCCATGCCTCCCCTGGTAGCCGGGGAGGCTACAGCATTAAG GCGGCCGAGGATGCTGGGACCCCCGTGGCCCACCCACCTGCCTTCAGCACCCGCCGCCGCTCCTCTGCCGGCCCTGCCCGCAGCAGCAGTCTT atGGAGCCAGAGCCAGCAGAGCCCCCATCTGCAGCAGTGGAAGTAGCCAATGGCACCAAGCAGACCCAAGTGGACAAAGCACCAGAGAGGCGGAGCCCACTGCGTGCTGAGGAGTTGATGACCATCGAGGATGAGAGTGTCCTGGACAAGATG CTGGATCAAACTACAGACTTTGAGGAGCGGAAGCTCATCCGGGCTGCACTACGTGAGCTCCGACAAAGGAAGAGAG ACCAGCGGGACAAGGAACGAGAACGGCGGCTACAAGAGGCACGGGCCCGGCCAGGGGAGGGCCGTGGCAACACAGCCACTGAAACCACCACGCGGCACAGCCAGCGGGCAGCCGACGGCTCAGCTGTCAGCACTGTCACCAAGACTGAGCGGGTCGTCCACTCCA ATGATGGCAAACAGACGGCCCGCACCACCACCGTGGAGTCCAGTTTCGTGAGGCGCTCGGAGA ATGGTGGCGGCAGCACCATGGTGCAAACCAAGAccttctcctcctcatcatcCAAGAAGATGGGCAG TATCTTCGACCGCGAGGATGAGGCCAGCCCGCGGCCCGGCAGCCTGGCGGCGCTCGAGAAGCGCCAGgcggaaaagaagaaagagctgaTGAAGGCGCAGAGCCTGCCCAAGACCTCGGCCTCCCAGGCGCGCAAGGCCATGATTGAGAAGCTGGAGAAGGAAGGCGCCGCGGG CAGCCCTGGCGGACCCCGCGCAGCCGTGCAGCGCTCCACCAGCTTCGGGGTCCCCAACGCCAACAGCATCAAGCAGATGTTGCTGGACTGGTGCCGAGCCAAGACGCGTGGCTATGAG CACGTGGACATCCAGAACTTCTCCTCGAGTTGGAGTGACGGGATGGCTTTCTGTGCCCTGGTGCACAACTTCTTCCCTGAGGCCTTTGACTACGGGCAGCTCAGCCCGCAGAACCGGCGCCAGAACTTCGAGGTGGCCTTCTCATCCGCCGA GATGCTGGTGGACTGCGTGCCCCTGGTGGAGGTGGATGACATGATGATCATGGGCAAGAAGCCCGACCCCAAGTGCGTCTTCACCTATGTGCAGTCGCTCTACAACCACCTGCGGCGCCACGAGCTGCGCCTGCGCGGCAAGAATGTCTag